A genomic stretch from Oncorhynchus tshawytscha isolate Ot180627B linkage group LG07, Otsh_v2.0, whole genome shotgun sequence includes:
- the phc2b gene encoding polyhomeotic-like protein 2 isoform X3, producing MDNEHVPPASSASSTGTTASSTSTTSSSSAGRQAVPHISVYSGIPDRQTVQVIQQALHRQPNTAAQYLQQMYAAQQQHLMLQTAALQQQHLSNAQLQSLAAVQQASIAAGRQSSTQNATSSQQTGSSQTTVSAINLTTSPAAAQLISRAQSVSSAPAGSISQQAVILGSPSSPTTLTASQAHMYLRAQMAQQSNLVQVARSLGRAVPLSPQLIFTPTATVAAVQSESSTRSSGQQSSSQVQNLAIRSQQGATTSSSQTHSLQALSLKQSPISIQPSPLIKNPSQGSQGAGGKGSRPDGALDGSKKGESIVTEVHAINMSRSVTAVSGQPLSTPAYTQIQPHSLVQQHKQQQFVIQQTQASQRTQASQRTQGQLLQTASIQPHLQTTSLVPHSPSQPGPIPVLPKPTSHHQPTTPSQQATIFHSTISPHALHSNLSQAKAQPVQLTAINLQIQPAPSQASRLVQDSKGQDKPTSLVVRERCPTTRVQQQCTPSAQSPPQATKPTEQPKTDPVTPISQPQGVTTTNRVNAAPGTPPPAMTSGNENEAPTLTGSIPQNGENKPPQAIVKPQVLTHVIEGFVIQEGAEPFPIERLPVMMDSPKKLHEQLSSDPDKTPVSNPTNTTDSETEELTPQELKDQEDSDSPKLSCEFCGWVDFAYKFKGSKRFCSMVCAKRYNVGCRKRIGLFHPERSKTSNRWHRRSHNSGHQSIDSKKQKLSPMPQQTQGGSVSSPIPSQPSQEESSPCSDMSSYEGPPSPLSAASSGPPAPQAVSLLAGRGSDQESPRSRELPLLTQHFLPNDPTKWNVEEVYEFIRSLPGCQEIADEFRTQEIDGQAMLLLKEDHLMSAMNIKLGPALKIYASINMLKDS from the exons ATGGACAATGAACATGTGCCTCCAGCCTCCAGTGCCAGCAGCACTGGGACCACTGCCTCCAGCACAAgtaccaccagcagcagcagtgcgGGGAGGCAGGCTGTGCCTCACATCTCTGTGTACAGCGGGATTCCTGACAGGCAGACGGTTCAG GTGATCCAGCAGGCGTTGCACCGGCAGCCCAACACGGCTGCACAGTACCTGCAGCAGATGTACGCAGCGCAGCAGCAGCACCTCATGCTGCAGACAGCAGCACTCCAGCAGCAGCACCTGAGCAATGCACAGCTCCAGAGCCTGGCCGCCGTACAGCAG GCCAGTATTGCGGCAGGAAGGCAGAGCTCCACCCAAAATGCCACTTCGTCCCAGCAAACAGGATCATCCCAGACCACAGTGAGTGCA ATTAACCTGACCACGTCCCCGGCTGCAGCCCAGCTGATCAGTAGAGCCCAGAGTGTCAGCTCTGCACCCGCCGGCAGCATCTCCCAGCAGGCCGTAATCCTGGGAAGCCCGTCCAGCCCCACCACCCTCACTGCCAGTCAGGCTCATATGTACCTGCGTGCACAGATG gCACAGCAAAGTAACCTTGTGCAAGTAGCTAGGAGCCTAGGCCGTGCTGTTCCGTTGTCCCCCCAGCTCATCTTCACACCTACGGCCACAGTGGCTGCAGTCCAGTCTGAGAGCTCCACGCGGTCCTCTGGACAACAGTCCTCCTCACAG GTCCAGAACCTGGCTATCCGTAGCCAGCAAGGGGCGACCACGTCCTCCTCTCAGACACACAGCCTGCAGGCCCTCAGCCTAAAGCAGAGCCCTATCTCCATCCAGCCCTCTCCCCTGATTAAGAACCCCAGCCAGGGGAGCCAGGGCGCTGGGGGGAAAGGCAGTCGGCCCGACGGCGCCTTGGACGGGAGCAAGAAGGGAGAGAGCATAGTGACGGAGGTGCACGCAATAAACATGAGTCGCAGTGTCACGGCTGTTAGTGGACAGCCTCTCAGCACTCCAG CATACACCCAGATCCAGCCCCACTCCCTGGTCCAGCAGCACAAACAGCAGCAGTTTGTGATCCAGCAGACCCAGGCTTCCCAGAGGACCCAGGCTTCCCAGAGGACCCAGGGCCAGCTACTGCAAACTGCCTCCATCCAGCCACACCTGCAGACTACCTCTCTGGTCCCCCATTCCCCCAGCCAGCCAGGCCCTATCCCTGTGCTGCCGAAACCCACCTCTCACCACCAACCCACTACACCCAGTCAGCAGGCAACCATCTTTCACTCCACCATCAGCCCACATGCTCTCCACTCCAACCTGAGCCAAGCCAAAGCCCAGCCAGTACAACTCACAGCCATTAACCTCCAGATACAACCAGCGCCCTCACAG GCTTCCCGATTAGTCCAGGACAGTAAAGGGCAGGACAAGCCCACGTCATTGGTGGTCAGAGAGCGCTGCCCAACTACCAGAGTGCAGCAGCAGTGTACCCCATCTGCCCAGTCTCCACCACAAGCCACCAAGCCAACAGAGCAGCCAAAGACTGACCCAGTCACACCCATCAGCCAACCACAAG GAGTCACTACTACCAACAGGGTGAATGCTGCACCTGGGACTCCACCTCCAGCCATGACCTCGGGAAATGAGAACGAGGCGCCCACTCTGACAGGGAGCATCCCACAGAATGGGGAGAACAAGCCACCCCAGGCTATCGTCAAGCCCCAGGTCCTCACCCACGTCATTGAGGGCTTTGTCATCCAGGAGGGAGCTGAACCCTTCCCT ATTGAGCGGTTGCCTGTGATGATGGACAGCCCAAAGAAGCTGCATGAGCAGCTCTCCTCTGACCCCGACAAGACTCCTGTTAGTAACCCCACCAACACCACAGactctgagacagaggagctgaccCCTCAAG AATTAAAAGACCAAGAAGATTCAGATTCTCCCAAACTGAGCTGTGAATTCTGTGGCTGGGTGGACTTTGCCTACAAATTCAAGGGGTCAAAACGATTTTGTTCCATGGTGTGTGCAAAAAG GTATAATGTTGGTTGCAGGAAGCGGATAGGCCTTTTCCATCCAGAAAGGAGCAAAACATCCAACCGCTGGCACAGAAGGTCACACAACAGCGGCCACCAAAGTATCGATTCTAAGAAGCAG AAGCTGTCCCCTATGCCTCAGCAGACCCAGGGGGGTTCAGTGTCCTCCCCGATTCCCTCCCAACCCAGCCAGGAAGAGTCCAGCCCCTGCTCTGACATGTCCAGCTATGAGGGGCCTCCGTCGCCCCTGTCAGCAGCCAGCTCAGGGCCCCCAGCACCCCAGGCGGTGTCACTCCTGGCGGGGAGAGGCTCGGACCAGGAGTCCCCCCGGAGCCGAGAGCTGCCTCTCCTCACTCAGCACTTCCTGCCCAACGACCCCACCAAGTGGAATGTGGAGGAAGTATACGAGTTCATTCGCTCCCTTCCAG GCTGCCAGGAGATAGCAGATGAGTTCCGCACTCAGGAGATAGACGGGCAGGCCATGCTCCTACTGAAAGAGGACCACCTTATGAGTGCCATGAACATTAAACTGGGACCTGCACTTAAGATCTACGCAAGCATCAACATGCTCAAAGACTCTTAG
- the phc2b gene encoding polyhomeotic-like protein 2 isoform X4 → MDNEHVPPASSASSTGTTASSTSTTSSSSAGRQAVPHISVYSGIPDRQTVQVIQQALHRQPNTAAQYLQQMYAAQQQHLMLQTAALQQQHLSNAQLQSLAAVQQASIAAGRQSSTQNATSSQQTGSSQTTINLTTSPAAAQLISRAQSVSSAPAGSISQQAVILGSPSSPTTLTASQAHMYLRAQMAQQSNLVQVARSLGRAVPLSPQLIFTPTATVAAVQSESSTRSSGQQSSSQVQNLAIRSQQGATTSSSQTHSLQALSLKQSPISIQPSPLIKNPSQGSQGAGGKGSRPDGALDGSKKGESIVTEVHAINMSRSVTAVSGQPLSTPAYTQIQPHSLVQQHKQQQFVIQQTQASQRTQASQRTQGQLLQTASIQPHLQTTSLVPHSPSQPGPIPVLPKPTSHHQPTTPSQQATIFHSTISPHALHSNLSQAKAQPVQLTAINLQIQPAPSQASRLVQDSKGQDKPTSLVVRERCPTTRVQQQCTPSAQSPPQATKPTEQPKTDPVTPISQPQGVTTTNRVNAAPGTPPPAMTSGNENEAPTLTGSIPQNGENKPPQAIVKPQVLTHVIEGFVIQEGAEPFPIERLPVMMDSPKKLHEQLSSDPDKTPVSNPTNTTDSETEELTPQELKDQEDSDSPKLSCEFCGWVDFAYKFKGSKRFCSMVCAKRYNVGCRKRIGLFHPERSKTSNRWHRRSHNSGHQSIDSKKQKLSPMPQQTQGGSVSSPIPSQPSQEESSPCSDMSSYEGPPSPLSAASSGPPAPQAVSLLAGRGSDQESPRSRELPLLTQHFLPNDPTKWNVEEVYEFIRSLPGCQEIADEFRTQEIDGQAMLLLKEDHLMSAMNIKLGPALKIYASINMLKDS, encoded by the exons ATGGACAATGAACATGTGCCTCCAGCCTCCAGTGCCAGCAGCACTGGGACCACTGCCTCCAGCACAAgtaccaccagcagcagcagtgcgGGGAGGCAGGCTGTGCCTCACATCTCTGTGTACAGCGGGATTCCTGACAGGCAGACGGTTCAG GTGATCCAGCAGGCGTTGCACCGGCAGCCCAACACGGCTGCACAGTACCTGCAGCAGATGTACGCAGCGCAGCAGCAGCACCTCATGCTGCAGACAGCAGCACTCCAGCAGCAGCACCTGAGCAATGCACAGCTCCAGAGCCTGGCCGCCGTACAGCAG GCCAGTATTGCGGCAGGAAGGCAGAGCTCCACCCAAAATGCCACTTCGTCCCAGCAAACAGGATCATCCCAGACCACA ATTAACCTGACCACGTCCCCGGCTGCAGCCCAGCTGATCAGTAGAGCCCAGAGTGTCAGCTCTGCACCCGCCGGCAGCATCTCCCAGCAGGCCGTAATCCTGGGAAGCCCGTCCAGCCCCACCACCCTCACTGCCAGTCAGGCTCATATGTACCTGCGTGCACAGATG gCACAGCAAAGTAACCTTGTGCAAGTAGCTAGGAGCCTAGGCCGTGCTGTTCCGTTGTCCCCCCAGCTCATCTTCACACCTACGGCCACAGTGGCTGCAGTCCAGTCTGAGAGCTCCACGCGGTCCTCTGGACAACAGTCCTCCTCACAG GTCCAGAACCTGGCTATCCGTAGCCAGCAAGGGGCGACCACGTCCTCCTCTCAGACACACAGCCTGCAGGCCCTCAGCCTAAAGCAGAGCCCTATCTCCATCCAGCCCTCTCCCCTGATTAAGAACCCCAGCCAGGGGAGCCAGGGCGCTGGGGGGAAAGGCAGTCGGCCCGACGGCGCCTTGGACGGGAGCAAGAAGGGAGAGAGCATAGTGACGGAGGTGCACGCAATAAACATGAGTCGCAGTGTCACGGCTGTTAGTGGACAGCCTCTCAGCACTCCAG CATACACCCAGATCCAGCCCCACTCCCTGGTCCAGCAGCACAAACAGCAGCAGTTTGTGATCCAGCAGACCCAGGCTTCCCAGAGGACCCAGGCTTCCCAGAGGACCCAGGGCCAGCTACTGCAAACTGCCTCCATCCAGCCACACCTGCAGACTACCTCTCTGGTCCCCCATTCCCCCAGCCAGCCAGGCCCTATCCCTGTGCTGCCGAAACCCACCTCTCACCACCAACCCACTACACCCAGTCAGCAGGCAACCATCTTTCACTCCACCATCAGCCCACATGCTCTCCACTCCAACCTGAGCCAAGCCAAAGCCCAGCCAGTACAACTCACAGCCATTAACCTCCAGATACAACCAGCGCCCTCACAG GCTTCCCGATTAGTCCAGGACAGTAAAGGGCAGGACAAGCCCACGTCATTGGTGGTCAGAGAGCGCTGCCCAACTACCAGAGTGCAGCAGCAGTGTACCCCATCTGCCCAGTCTCCACCACAAGCCACCAAGCCAACAGAGCAGCCAAAGACTGACCCAGTCACACCCATCAGCCAACCACAAG GAGTCACTACTACCAACAGGGTGAATGCTGCACCTGGGACTCCACCTCCAGCCATGACCTCGGGAAATGAGAACGAGGCGCCCACTCTGACAGGGAGCATCCCACAGAATGGGGAGAACAAGCCACCCCAGGCTATCGTCAAGCCCCAGGTCCTCACCCACGTCATTGAGGGCTTTGTCATCCAGGAGGGAGCTGAACCCTTCCCT ATTGAGCGGTTGCCTGTGATGATGGACAGCCCAAAGAAGCTGCATGAGCAGCTCTCCTCTGACCCCGACAAGACTCCTGTTAGTAACCCCACCAACACCACAGactctgagacagaggagctgaccCCTCAAG AATTAAAAGACCAAGAAGATTCAGATTCTCCCAAACTGAGCTGTGAATTCTGTGGCTGGGTGGACTTTGCCTACAAATTCAAGGGGTCAAAACGATTTTGTTCCATGGTGTGTGCAAAAAG GTATAATGTTGGTTGCAGGAAGCGGATAGGCCTTTTCCATCCAGAAAGGAGCAAAACATCCAACCGCTGGCACAGAAGGTCACACAACAGCGGCCACCAAAGTATCGATTCTAAGAAGCAG AAGCTGTCCCCTATGCCTCAGCAGACCCAGGGGGGTTCAGTGTCCTCCCCGATTCCCTCCCAACCCAGCCAGGAAGAGTCCAGCCCCTGCTCTGACATGTCCAGCTATGAGGGGCCTCCGTCGCCCCTGTCAGCAGCCAGCTCAGGGCCCCCAGCACCCCAGGCGGTGTCACTCCTGGCGGGGAGAGGCTCGGACCAGGAGTCCCCCCGGAGCCGAGAGCTGCCTCTCCTCACTCAGCACTTCCTGCCCAACGACCCCACCAAGTGGAATGTGGAGGAAGTATACGAGTTCATTCGCTCCCTTCCAG GCTGCCAGGAGATAGCAGATGAGTTCCGCACTCAGGAGATAGACGGGCAGGCCATGCTCCTACTGAAAGAGGACCACCTTATGAGTGCCATGAACATTAAACTGGGACCTGCACTTAAGATCTACGCAAGCATCAACATGCTCAAAGACTCTTAG
- the phc2b gene encoding polyhomeotic-like protein 2 isoform X2, with translation MDNEHVPPASSASSTGTTASSTSTTSSSSAGRQAVPHISVYSGIPDRQTVQVNFRVIQQALHRQPNTAAQYLQQMYAAQQQHLMLQTAALQQQHLSNAQLQSLAAVQQASIAAGRQSSTQNATSSQQTGSSQTTINLTTSPAAAQLISRAQSVSSAPAGSISQQAVILGSPSSPTTLTASQAHMYLRAQMAQQSNLVQVARSLGRAVPLSPQLIFTPTATVAAVQSESSTRSSGQQSSSQVQNLAIRSQQGATTSSSQTHSLQALSLKQSPISIQPSPLIKNPSQGSQGAGGKGSRPDGALDGSKKGESIVTEVHAINMSRSVTAVSGQPLSTPAYTQIQPHSLVQQHKQQQFVIQQTQASQRTQASQRTQGQLLQTASIQPHLQTTSLVPHSPSQPGPIPVLPKPTSHHQPTTPSQQATIFHSTISPHALHSNLSQAKAQPVQLTAINLQIQPAPSQASRLVQDSKGQDKPTSLVVRERCPTTRVQQQCTPSAQSPPQATKPTEQPKTDPVTPISQPQGVTTTNRVNAAPGTPPPAMTSGNENEAPTLTGSIPQNGENKPPQAIVKPQVLTHVIEGFVIQEGAEPFPIERLPVMMDSPKKLHEQLSSDPDKTPVSNPTNTTDSETEELTPQELKDQEDSDSPKLSCEFCGWVDFAYKFKGSKRFCSMVCAKRYNVGCRKRIGLFHPERSKTSNRWHRRSHNSGHQSIDSKKQKLSPMPQQTQGGSVSSPIPSQPSQEESSPCSDMSSYEGPPSPLSAASSGPPAPQAVSLLAGRGSDQESPRSRELPLLTQHFLPNDPTKWNVEEVYEFIRSLPGCQEIADEFRTQEIDGQAMLLLKEDHLMSAMNIKLGPALKIYASINMLKDS, from the exons ATGGACAATGAACATGTGCCTCCAGCCTCCAGTGCCAGCAGCACTGGGACCACTGCCTCCAGCACAAgtaccaccagcagcagcagtgcgGGGAGGCAGGCTGTGCCTCACATCTCTGTGTACAGCGGGATTCCTGACAGGCAGACGGTTCAGGTAAACTTCAGG GTGATCCAGCAGGCGTTGCACCGGCAGCCCAACACGGCTGCACAGTACCTGCAGCAGATGTACGCAGCGCAGCAGCAGCACCTCATGCTGCAGACAGCAGCACTCCAGCAGCAGCACCTGAGCAATGCACAGCTCCAGAGCCTGGCCGCCGTACAGCAG GCCAGTATTGCGGCAGGAAGGCAGAGCTCCACCCAAAATGCCACTTCGTCCCAGCAAACAGGATCATCCCAGACCACA ATTAACCTGACCACGTCCCCGGCTGCAGCCCAGCTGATCAGTAGAGCCCAGAGTGTCAGCTCTGCACCCGCCGGCAGCATCTCCCAGCAGGCCGTAATCCTGGGAAGCCCGTCCAGCCCCACCACCCTCACTGCCAGTCAGGCTCATATGTACCTGCGTGCACAGATG gCACAGCAAAGTAACCTTGTGCAAGTAGCTAGGAGCCTAGGCCGTGCTGTTCCGTTGTCCCCCCAGCTCATCTTCACACCTACGGCCACAGTGGCTGCAGTCCAGTCTGAGAGCTCCACGCGGTCCTCTGGACAACAGTCCTCCTCACAG GTCCAGAACCTGGCTATCCGTAGCCAGCAAGGGGCGACCACGTCCTCCTCTCAGACACACAGCCTGCAGGCCCTCAGCCTAAAGCAGAGCCCTATCTCCATCCAGCCCTCTCCCCTGATTAAGAACCCCAGCCAGGGGAGCCAGGGCGCTGGGGGGAAAGGCAGTCGGCCCGACGGCGCCTTGGACGGGAGCAAGAAGGGAGAGAGCATAGTGACGGAGGTGCACGCAATAAACATGAGTCGCAGTGTCACGGCTGTTAGTGGACAGCCTCTCAGCACTCCAG CATACACCCAGATCCAGCCCCACTCCCTGGTCCAGCAGCACAAACAGCAGCAGTTTGTGATCCAGCAGACCCAGGCTTCCCAGAGGACCCAGGCTTCCCAGAGGACCCAGGGCCAGCTACTGCAAACTGCCTCCATCCAGCCACACCTGCAGACTACCTCTCTGGTCCCCCATTCCCCCAGCCAGCCAGGCCCTATCCCTGTGCTGCCGAAACCCACCTCTCACCACCAACCCACTACACCCAGTCAGCAGGCAACCATCTTTCACTCCACCATCAGCCCACATGCTCTCCACTCCAACCTGAGCCAAGCCAAAGCCCAGCCAGTACAACTCACAGCCATTAACCTCCAGATACAACCAGCGCCCTCACAG GCTTCCCGATTAGTCCAGGACAGTAAAGGGCAGGACAAGCCCACGTCATTGGTGGTCAGAGAGCGCTGCCCAACTACCAGAGTGCAGCAGCAGTGTACCCCATCTGCCCAGTCTCCACCACAAGCCACCAAGCCAACAGAGCAGCCAAAGACTGACCCAGTCACACCCATCAGCCAACCACAAG GAGTCACTACTACCAACAGGGTGAATGCTGCACCTGGGACTCCACCTCCAGCCATGACCTCGGGAAATGAGAACGAGGCGCCCACTCTGACAGGGAGCATCCCACAGAATGGGGAGAACAAGCCACCCCAGGCTATCGTCAAGCCCCAGGTCCTCACCCACGTCATTGAGGGCTTTGTCATCCAGGAGGGAGCTGAACCCTTCCCT ATTGAGCGGTTGCCTGTGATGATGGACAGCCCAAAGAAGCTGCATGAGCAGCTCTCCTCTGACCCCGACAAGACTCCTGTTAGTAACCCCACCAACACCACAGactctgagacagaggagctgaccCCTCAAG AATTAAAAGACCAAGAAGATTCAGATTCTCCCAAACTGAGCTGTGAATTCTGTGGCTGGGTGGACTTTGCCTACAAATTCAAGGGGTCAAAACGATTTTGTTCCATGGTGTGTGCAAAAAG GTATAATGTTGGTTGCAGGAAGCGGATAGGCCTTTTCCATCCAGAAAGGAGCAAAACATCCAACCGCTGGCACAGAAGGTCACACAACAGCGGCCACCAAAGTATCGATTCTAAGAAGCAG AAGCTGTCCCCTATGCCTCAGCAGACCCAGGGGGGTTCAGTGTCCTCCCCGATTCCCTCCCAACCCAGCCAGGAAGAGTCCAGCCCCTGCTCTGACATGTCCAGCTATGAGGGGCCTCCGTCGCCCCTGTCAGCAGCCAGCTCAGGGCCCCCAGCACCCCAGGCGGTGTCACTCCTGGCGGGGAGAGGCTCGGACCAGGAGTCCCCCCGGAGCCGAGAGCTGCCTCTCCTCACTCAGCACTTCCTGCCCAACGACCCCACCAAGTGGAATGTGGAGGAAGTATACGAGTTCATTCGCTCCCTTCCAG GCTGCCAGGAGATAGCAGATGAGTTCCGCACTCAGGAGATAGACGGGCAGGCCATGCTCCTACTGAAAGAGGACCACCTTATGAGTGCCATGAACATTAAACTGGGACCTGCACTTAAGATCTACGCAAGCATCAACATGCTCAAAGACTCTTAG
- the phc2b gene encoding polyhomeotic-like protein 2 isoform X1 has translation MDNEHVPPASSASSTGTTASSTSTTSSSSAGRQAVPHISVYSGIPDRQTVQVNFRVIQQALHRQPNTAAQYLQQMYAAQQQHLMLQTAALQQQHLSNAQLQSLAAVQQASIAAGRQSSTQNATSSQQTGSSQTTVSAINLTTSPAAAQLISRAQSVSSAPAGSISQQAVILGSPSSPTTLTASQAHMYLRAQMAQQSNLVQVARSLGRAVPLSPQLIFTPTATVAAVQSESSTRSSGQQSSSQVQNLAIRSQQGATTSSSQTHSLQALSLKQSPISIQPSPLIKNPSQGSQGAGGKGSRPDGALDGSKKGESIVTEVHAINMSRSVTAVSGQPLSTPAYTQIQPHSLVQQHKQQQFVIQQTQASQRTQASQRTQGQLLQTASIQPHLQTTSLVPHSPSQPGPIPVLPKPTSHHQPTTPSQQATIFHSTISPHALHSNLSQAKAQPVQLTAINLQIQPAPSQASRLVQDSKGQDKPTSLVVRERCPTTRVQQQCTPSAQSPPQATKPTEQPKTDPVTPISQPQGVTTTNRVNAAPGTPPPAMTSGNENEAPTLTGSIPQNGENKPPQAIVKPQVLTHVIEGFVIQEGAEPFPIERLPVMMDSPKKLHEQLSSDPDKTPVSNPTNTTDSETEELTPQELKDQEDSDSPKLSCEFCGWVDFAYKFKGSKRFCSMVCAKRYNVGCRKRIGLFHPERSKTSNRWHRRSHNSGHQSIDSKKQKLSPMPQQTQGGSVSSPIPSQPSQEESSPCSDMSSYEGPPSPLSAASSGPPAPQAVSLLAGRGSDQESPRSRELPLLTQHFLPNDPTKWNVEEVYEFIRSLPGCQEIADEFRTQEIDGQAMLLLKEDHLMSAMNIKLGPALKIYASINMLKDS, from the exons ATGGACAATGAACATGTGCCTCCAGCCTCCAGTGCCAGCAGCACTGGGACCACTGCCTCCAGCACAAgtaccaccagcagcagcagtgcgGGGAGGCAGGCTGTGCCTCACATCTCTGTGTACAGCGGGATTCCTGACAGGCAGACGGTTCAGGTAAACTTCAGG GTGATCCAGCAGGCGTTGCACCGGCAGCCCAACACGGCTGCACAGTACCTGCAGCAGATGTACGCAGCGCAGCAGCAGCACCTCATGCTGCAGACAGCAGCACTCCAGCAGCAGCACCTGAGCAATGCACAGCTCCAGAGCCTGGCCGCCGTACAGCAG GCCAGTATTGCGGCAGGAAGGCAGAGCTCCACCCAAAATGCCACTTCGTCCCAGCAAACAGGATCATCCCAGACCACAGTGAGTGCA ATTAACCTGACCACGTCCCCGGCTGCAGCCCAGCTGATCAGTAGAGCCCAGAGTGTCAGCTCTGCACCCGCCGGCAGCATCTCCCAGCAGGCCGTAATCCTGGGAAGCCCGTCCAGCCCCACCACCCTCACTGCCAGTCAGGCTCATATGTACCTGCGTGCACAGATG gCACAGCAAAGTAACCTTGTGCAAGTAGCTAGGAGCCTAGGCCGTGCTGTTCCGTTGTCCCCCCAGCTCATCTTCACACCTACGGCCACAGTGGCTGCAGTCCAGTCTGAGAGCTCCACGCGGTCCTCTGGACAACAGTCCTCCTCACAG GTCCAGAACCTGGCTATCCGTAGCCAGCAAGGGGCGACCACGTCCTCCTCTCAGACACACAGCCTGCAGGCCCTCAGCCTAAAGCAGAGCCCTATCTCCATCCAGCCCTCTCCCCTGATTAAGAACCCCAGCCAGGGGAGCCAGGGCGCTGGGGGGAAAGGCAGTCGGCCCGACGGCGCCTTGGACGGGAGCAAGAAGGGAGAGAGCATAGTGACGGAGGTGCACGCAATAAACATGAGTCGCAGTGTCACGGCTGTTAGTGGACAGCCTCTCAGCACTCCAG CATACACCCAGATCCAGCCCCACTCCCTGGTCCAGCAGCACAAACAGCAGCAGTTTGTGATCCAGCAGACCCAGGCTTCCCAGAGGACCCAGGCTTCCCAGAGGACCCAGGGCCAGCTACTGCAAACTGCCTCCATCCAGCCACACCTGCAGACTACCTCTCTGGTCCCCCATTCCCCCAGCCAGCCAGGCCCTATCCCTGTGCTGCCGAAACCCACCTCTCACCACCAACCCACTACACCCAGTCAGCAGGCAACCATCTTTCACTCCACCATCAGCCCACATGCTCTCCACTCCAACCTGAGCCAAGCCAAAGCCCAGCCAGTACAACTCACAGCCATTAACCTCCAGATACAACCAGCGCCCTCACAG GCTTCCCGATTAGTCCAGGACAGTAAAGGGCAGGACAAGCCCACGTCATTGGTGGTCAGAGAGCGCTGCCCAACTACCAGAGTGCAGCAGCAGTGTACCCCATCTGCCCAGTCTCCACCACAAGCCACCAAGCCAACAGAGCAGCCAAAGACTGACCCAGTCACACCCATCAGCCAACCACAAG GAGTCACTACTACCAACAGGGTGAATGCTGCACCTGGGACTCCACCTCCAGCCATGACCTCGGGAAATGAGAACGAGGCGCCCACTCTGACAGGGAGCATCCCACAGAATGGGGAGAACAAGCCACCCCAGGCTATCGTCAAGCCCCAGGTCCTCACCCACGTCATTGAGGGCTTTGTCATCCAGGAGGGAGCTGAACCCTTCCCT ATTGAGCGGTTGCCTGTGATGATGGACAGCCCAAAGAAGCTGCATGAGCAGCTCTCCTCTGACCCCGACAAGACTCCTGTTAGTAACCCCACCAACACCACAGactctgagacagaggagctgaccCCTCAAG AATTAAAAGACCAAGAAGATTCAGATTCTCCCAAACTGAGCTGTGAATTCTGTGGCTGGGTGGACTTTGCCTACAAATTCAAGGGGTCAAAACGATTTTGTTCCATGGTGTGTGCAAAAAG GTATAATGTTGGTTGCAGGAAGCGGATAGGCCTTTTCCATCCAGAAAGGAGCAAAACATCCAACCGCTGGCACAGAAGGTCACACAACAGCGGCCACCAAAGTATCGATTCTAAGAAGCAG AAGCTGTCCCCTATGCCTCAGCAGACCCAGGGGGGTTCAGTGTCCTCCCCGATTCCCTCCCAACCCAGCCAGGAAGAGTCCAGCCCCTGCTCTGACATGTCCAGCTATGAGGGGCCTCCGTCGCCCCTGTCAGCAGCCAGCTCAGGGCCCCCAGCACCCCAGGCGGTGTCACTCCTGGCGGGGAGAGGCTCGGACCAGGAGTCCCCCCGGAGCCGAGAGCTGCCTCTCCTCACTCAGCACTTCCTGCCCAACGACCCCACCAAGTGGAATGTGGAGGAAGTATACGAGTTCATTCGCTCCCTTCCAG GCTGCCAGGAGATAGCAGATGAGTTCCGCACTCAGGAGATAGACGGGCAGGCCATGCTCCTACTGAAAGAGGACCACCTTATGAGTGCCATGAACATTAAACTGGGACCTGCACTTAAGATCTACGCAAGCATCAACATGCTCAAAGACTCTTAG